One region of Lampris incognitus isolate fLamInc1 chromosome 12, fLamInc1.hap2, whole genome shotgun sequence genomic DNA includes:
- the lpar1 gene encoding lysophosphatidic acid receptor 1: protein MDEEQCYYNETIAFFYNRSGKYLATEWNTVSKLVMGLGITVCIFIMLANLLVMIAIYVNRRFHFPIYYLMANLAAADFFAGLAYFYLMFNTGPNTRRLTVSTWLLRQGLIDTSLTASVANLLAIAIERHITVFRMQLHTRMSNRRVVVVIVIIWTMSIVMGAIPSVGWNCICSIDSCSNMAPLYSNSYLVFWAVFNLVTFVVMVTLYAHIFVYVRQRTMRMSRHSSGPRRNRDTMMSLLKTVVIVLGKRRTKLKSKHFEHVSV, encoded by the coding sequence ATGGACGAAGAACAGTGCTACTACAACGAGACCATCGCCTTCTTCTACAACCGCAGCGGCAAATACCTCGCCACGGAGTGGAACACCGTCAGCAAGCTGGTGATGGGCCTGGGCATCACCGTGTGCATCTTCATCATGCTGGCCAACCTGCTGGTGATGATCGCCATCTACGTCAACCGCAGGTTCCACTTCCCCATTTACTACCTGATGGCCAACCTGGCTGCCGCTGACTTCTTTGCTGGCCTCGCCTACTTCTACTTGATGTTCAACACGGGGCCCAACACGAGGCGCCTGACCGTCTCCACGTGGCTACTCAGGCAGGGCCTGATCGACACCAGCCTGACGGCGTCGGTGGCCAACCTGCTGGCGATAGCCATCGAGCGACACATCACCGTCTTCCGCATGCAGCTGCACACGCGCATGAGCAACCGCCGCGTGGTGGTGGTGATTGTGATCATCTGGACCATGTCCATCGTCATGGGGGCCATCCCCAGCGTCGGCTGGAATTGCATCTGCAGTATTGACTCGTGCTCCAACATGGCGCCCCTGTACAGCAACTCGTACTTGGTCTTCTGGGCGGTTTTCAATCTGGTGACCTTCGTCGTCATGGTGACGCTGTACGCCCACATCTTCGTCTATGTGCGTCAGAGGACCATGAGGATGTCGCGGCACAGCTCTGGGCCCCGCCGGAACCGGGACACCATGATGTCGCTGTTGAAAACTGTGGTGATCGTGTTGGGTAAGAGGCGTACCAAACTAAAATCCAAACACTTTGAACATGTATCTGTCTAG